One Tolypothrix bouteillei VB521301 DNA window includes the following coding sequences:
- a CDS encoding NnrU family protein: MMLPGWLTLSHFVMLGLLLGFAIVHSGGAALRPWAEKYIGCRLYRILFALASLPLAAILIVYFFNHRYDGIELWNFQGVSGIAQLVWVLSAISFFFLYPATFNLLEIAAIQKPQVHLYETGIIRITRHPQMVGQVIWCIAHTLWLGTSFTLVTSLGLVLHHLFGVWHGDRRLSDRYGEAFEKVKQRTSIFPLAAVIDKRQSLVWQEFLRPSYVGIIIFVLLLWWSHPLLIEATGKIRL; this comes from the coding sequence ATGATGTTGCCGGGTTGGTTAACCCTTAGTCATTTTGTCATGCTTGGGCTACTCTTGGGTTTTGCGATTGTCCACAGTGGAGGAGCTGCCTTGCGTCCTTGGGCAGAAAAATACATCGGATGTAGGCTTTATCGCATTCTTTTTGCGCTAGCTAGCCTGCCATTAGCTGCGATCCTCATCGTTTACTTTTTTAACCACCGCTATGATGGTATAGAGCTTTGGAACTTCCAAGGCGTATCGGGCATAGCGCAATTGGTATGGGTGCTGTCGGCAATTTCGTTTTTCTTTTTATATCCTGCTACATTCAATCTACTAGAAATCGCTGCTATCCAAAAGCCCCAAGTTCATCTCTACGAGACTGGTATCATCCGCATCACTCGCCATCCGCAAATGGTGGGACAAGTTATTTGGTGTATCGCTCATACTCTTTGGCTCGGTACTAGTTTTACTCTTGTCACTTCGTTAGGGTTAGTGTTACACCATTTATTTGGGGTTTGGCATGGCGATCGCCGTTTGAGCGATCGTTATGGTGAAGCTTTTGAAAAAGTTAAACAGCGTACATCAATCTTTCCCTTAGCAGCTGTTATTGACAAACGTCAATCTCTCGTATGGCAGGAATTTTTGCGTCCGTCGTATGTGGGAATCATTATTTTCGTGCTGCTACTTTGGTGGTCGCATCCCTTGTTAATTGAAGCAACAGGCAAAATAAGGTTATGA
- a CDS encoding thioredoxin family protein produces MVLSVSERTFTQEVLESPIPVLVNFEAPWCGLCKIIQPLLLQFKSQCGDQIKLVGINADDNFKLATTYRLKSLPTLLLIENGTVRQRLEGFRGREDLLQALEEIKICYVNRPKSYQKSKVADLNYRSA; encoded by the coding sequence ATGGTGTTGTCGGTAAGTGAGCGGACATTTACTCAAGAAGTTTTAGAATCTCCAATTCCTGTTTTAGTCAATTTTGAAGCACCTTGGTGTGGTTTGTGTAAAATTATTCAGCCGTTACTGTTGCAGTTTAAATCGCAATGCGGAGACCAAATTAAATTGGTTGGCATCAATGCTGATGATAACTTCAAACTAGCGACTACTTATCGACTCAAATCACTACCAACTCTACTTTTAATAGAAAACGGTACAGTCAGGCAGCGTTTAGAAGGTTTTCGCGGGCGAGAAGATTTGCTTCAAGCCTTAGAAGAAATCAAAATCTGCTACGTCAATCGACCCAAAAGCTACCAAAAATCAAAAGTAGCTGATTTAAATTATAGGTCAGCGTAG
- a CDS encoding NAD(P)H-quinone oxidoreductase subunit 5, translated as MLVGLGLLSLNQVTNSLRKLNASLIISLMGAAMGLSFALLWSQIQGHPSYTRTLEWAAAGNFHLTMGYTIDHLAALMLVIVTTVAFLVMVYTDGYMAHDPGYVRFYAYLSLFGSSMLGLVVSPNLVQVYIFWELVGMCSYLLVGFWYDRKAAADACQKAFVTNRVGDFGLLLGILGLFWATGSFDFDVMGIRLGELVQNGSLSNLLAILFAILVFLGPVAKSAQFPLHVWLPDAMEGPTPISALIHAATMVAAGVFLVARMYPVFEHVPAAMNVIAYTGAFTAFLGATIAITQNDIKKGLAYSTISQLGYMVMAMGVGAYTAGLFHLMTHAYFKAMLFLGSGSVIHGMEGVVGHDPALAQDVRLMGGLRKYMPVTAITFLIGCLAIAGVPPFAGFWSKDEILGAAFNANPLLWFVGWLTAGITAFYMFRMYLTTFEGKFRGNQTDKWEKLKSPIGMALVAGFDTKRAFGPGAMTTGELEDSSKHQHDNHGHDAHGHGHSEYPHESPWTMTLPLVVLAFPSMLIGLLGTPFANYFEEFIYSPNETLEEVVEKAASFNPTEFYIMAGSSVGISLIGITLALLTYSWAKINPVEIAAKVKPLYELSLNKWYFDDIYHRVFVLGLRRLARQVMEVDFRVVDGAVNLTGFFTLVSGEGLKYLENGRAQFYALIVFGAVLGLVIVFGVT; from the coding sequence ATGCTGGTCGGTCTGGGGTTACTCTCGTTGAATCAGGTAACTAACAGCTTGCGAAAGTTAAATGCGTCACTCATCATATCCTTAATGGGAGCCGCGATGGGTCTTTCGTTTGCTTTGTTATGGAGTCAAATTCAAGGACACCCCTCTTACACCCGTACCTTAGAATGGGCTGCAGCAGGTAATTTTCACCTGACCATGGGTTATACTATTGACCATCTGGCAGCCCTGATGCTAGTTATTGTGACCACTGTAGCCTTCTTGGTTATGGTTTATACAGATGGTTACATGGCCCACGATCCTGGATATGTCCGGTTTTACGCCTATCTCAGCTTGTTTGGTTCCTCAATGTTGGGTTTGGTAGTCAGCCCCAACTTAGTACAGGTTTATATCTTCTGGGAACTCGTTGGGATGTGTTCCTACCTATTGGTCGGTTTTTGGTACGATCGCAAAGCAGCAGCAGATGCGTGTCAGAAAGCGTTTGTGACCAACCGCGTAGGAGACTTTGGATTGCTGCTAGGCATTCTAGGGCTGTTCTGGGCAACGGGAAGCTTTGATTTTGATGTGATGGGCATTCGTCTTGGAGAACTCGTTCAGAACGGTTCTTTAAGCAATTTGCTTGCCATATTGTTTGCGATTTTAGTTTTCCTAGGCCCGGTTGCTAAATCTGCCCAATTCCCGCTTCACGTGTGGTTACCAGATGCGATGGAAGGTCCAACTCCCATCTCAGCCCTGATCCATGCAGCAACAATGGTGGCAGCAGGCGTTTTCCTAGTTGCCCGGATGTACCCAGTTTTTGAACACGTTCCTGCGGCAATGAATGTCATTGCCTACACCGGAGCATTCACAGCATTTTTGGGTGCGACAATTGCGATTACTCAAAACGACATCAAAAAAGGTCTGGCATATTCCACAATCTCCCAATTAGGTTACATGGTAATGGCAATGGGAGTAGGTGCATACACCGCAGGGCTGTTTCACCTCATGACCCACGCCTACTTCAAGGCGATGCTGTTCCTTGGTTCCGGTTCCGTCATTCACGGTATGGAAGGAGTCGTCGGACACGATCCGGCTTTAGCACAAGATGTCCGGTTGATGGGTGGGCTGCGGAAGTATATGCCAGTTACGGCAATCACCTTTTTAATTGGTTGCTTGGCAATTGCCGGTGTTCCGCCCTTTGCTGGTTTCTGGTCAAAAGACGAAATCCTTGGGGCAGCCTTTAACGCGAATCCGCTTCTGTGGTTTGTGGGATGGCTGACTGCGGGAATCACCGCTTTTTATATGTTCCGGATGTACCTAACCACTTTTGAAGGAAAATTCCGGGGCAATCAAACTGATAAGTGGGAAAAACTCAAGTCCCCAATCGGGATGGCACTCGTGGCTGGGTTCGATACAAAACGTGCTTTTGGTCCCGGTGCAATGACAACAGGAGAACTCGAAGATTCTTCCAAACACCAGCACGATAACCACGGACACGACGCACACGGTCACGGACACAGCGAATATCCCCATGAATCACCGTGGACAATGACCCTGCCATTAGTTGTTTTGGCATTTCCTTCCATGCTCATTGGTTTGCTAGGGACTCCTTTTGCCAATTACTTTGAGGAGTTCATCTACTCTCCCAATGAAACATTAGAGGAAGTAGTAGAAAAAGCAGCTTCGTTCAACCCAACGGAGTTCTACATTATGGCAGGAAGTTCAGTAGGAATTTCCTTGATTGGAATTACTCTGGCTCTCCTAACATATTCCTGGGCTAAAATCAACCCCGTAGAGATAGCAGCAAAAGTAAAACCACTTTACGAGCTATCCCTCAACAAGTGGTACTTTGACGACATCTACCACCGCGTATTTGTCCTTGGTTTGCGCCGTCTGGCGAGACAAGTTATGGAAGTTGACTTCCGTGTAGTTGACGGTGCGGTAAACCTCACTGGATTTTTCACCCTCGTGAGTGGTGAAGGTCTAAAGTACTTAGAAAATGGTCGCGCTCAATTTTACGCCTTAATCGTTTTTGGGGCTGTGTTGGGCTTAGTGATTGTTTTTGGTGTCACTTAA
- the ndhD1 gene encoding photosynthetic/respiratory NAD(P)H-quinone oxidoreductase subunit D1: MNTANFPWLTTIILFPIAASLLVPLIPDKEGKTVRWYALIVGLIDFALIVYAFYNGYDFSNPDLQLFESYSWIPQLGLNWSVGADGLSMPLIILTGFITTLAMLAAWPVTLKPRLFYFLMLAMYGGQIAVFAVQDILLFFLVWELELVPVYILLSIWGGKKRQYAATKFILYTAGGSLFILIAGLTMAFHGGTVTFDMQALAAKDYAINLQLWLYAAFLIAYAVKLPIFPLHTWLPDAHGEATAPVHMLLAGVLLKMGGYALIRMNAQMLPDAHVIFAPVLVILGIVNIIYAALTSFAQRNLKRKIAYSSISHMGFVAIGIASFTDLGLNGAMLQMVSHGLIGASLFFLVGATYDRTHTLMLDEMGGVGKKMGKMFAMWTTCSLASLALPGMSGFVAELMIFVGFSTSDAYNPTFKVIVVFLMAVGVILTPIYLLSMLREIFYGKENEELVAHQKLIDAEPREIFIIACLLVPIIGIGLYPKLLTQVYDASTVQLTARLRDSIPALADEKAPAVSFNAPAIGN; this comes from the coding sequence ATGAATACAGCAAATTTTCCATGGCTGACGACGATTATTCTTTTCCCGATAGCGGCGTCACTGCTAGTTCCCTTGATTCCTGATAAAGAAGGCAAAACAGTGCGCTGGTATGCCCTAATCGTAGGGTTGATAGATTTTGCATTGATTGTTTACGCTTTTTACAACGGATACGACTTCTCCAATCCAGACTTACAGTTATTTGAGAGTTACAGCTGGATTCCGCAACTCGGTTTGAATTGGTCGGTAGGGGCAGATGGTTTGTCTATGCCCCTTATTATTTTGACTGGATTCATTACCACACTGGCGATGCTAGCAGCATGGCCCGTGACGCTTAAGCCAAGGTTGTTTTACTTCTTGATGCTAGCGATGTACGGCGGACAGATTGCCGTATTCGCAGTACAGGATATACTCCTGTTTTTCTTGGTTTGGGAATTGGAATTGGTGCCAGTTTATATACTGCTTTCCATTTGGGGCGGTAAAAAACGGCAATATGCGGCAACCAAGTTTATTTTGTACACTGCAGGTGGTTCGCTGTTTATCTTGATTGCTGGTTTAACAATGGCATTTCACGGCGGTACTGTCACTTTTGACATGCAAGCGCTGGCTGCCAAAGATTATGCAATCAACCTGCAACTGTGGCTTTACGCTGCGTTTTTGATTGCTTATGCAGTCAAACTGCCAATTTTCCCTTTGCATACGTGGTTACCAGATGCTCACGGTGAAGCAACAGCCCCAGTACATATGTTGTTGGCTGGTGTTCTGTTGAAAATGGGCGGTTATGCTTTGATTCGCATGAATGCCCAAATGCTACCAGATGCCCATGTCATATTTGCTCCGGTGTTGGTGATTTTGGGTATTGTAAATATTATTTACGCTGCCCTCACATCATTTGCCCAACGCAATCTGAAACGGAAGATTGCCTACTCCTCAATTTCTCACATGGGCTTTGTGGCCATTGGTATTGCTTCCTTCACCGACTTGGGTTTGAATGGAGCCATGCTGCAAATGGTTTCTCACGGTTTGATTGGAGCGAGTTTGTTCTTCTTAGTGGGAGCCACTTACGATCGCACCCACACCCTCATGCTGGATGAAATGGGTGGTGTTGGGAAGAAAATGGGTAAGATGTTCGCCATGTGGACAACTTGTTCTTTGGCATCCCTAGCATTACCTGGAATGAGTGGTTTTGTCGCTGAGTTGATGATTTTTGTTGGGTTTTCCACCAGTGACGCCTATAACCCCACCTTTAAGGTTATTGTGGTGTTCTTGATGGCAGTAGGAGTTATTTTGACTCCGATTTATCTGCTGTCCATGCTGCGGGAAATTTTCTACGGCAAAGAGAACGAAGAATTAGTGGCTCATCAAAAACTGATCGATGCCGAACCCCGCGAAATCTTTATCATTGCCTGCTTGTTAGTACCAATTATCGGTATTGGATTGTATCCGAAGTTGCTAACTCAGGTCTACGATGCAAGCACCGTACAGCTAACAGCACGCTTGAGAGATTCCATACCCGCTTTGGCAGACGAAAAAGCGCCTGCGGTATCGTTTAATGCGCCTGCGATTGGAAATTAA